Within the Mustela lutreola isolate mMusLut2 chromosome 2, mMusLut2.pri, whole genome shotgun sequence genome, the region GAAAACCAAGGAAGTGATTTATTTGGCTTAATTCTGCCTCTGTACAGCAGGTAAGCAAAAGACACATGTGATGAAAGAAGGCTTTTAGCCGCTATGGAAAAGCATCCAGTCCCCAGGACAGACAAAGGCTGAACCAAGAGCCTTGAACCTGGGCCATGGATCAGGTGAAGACCGCGAATCATACCACATTTAAATTTGGTGGGGTTCCCTAAGGAAGCAGAGGGTATGGGGTAGCCCGTAAGCTGACCTTGCTGGGAATCTGCCCATCATCACCGTGCCCCACTCTGGCACAAGTCACAGGTTACTTGCTCCTCTTAAGGTTTGTGGGAAGTGGTTATATAGTGAACCTAGCTTGTGAACACTGTAGTCATAATCCTAACATGGGGTTCCAGAGCCTTAAGACTGGGAGGAACTGTAAACACCATTCAGCTCATCCCCCATGCGATAATCCATCTCCTCAGCAAGCCACCAAGAAGGCAGTTCCTATTAGGAGTAACTCCACTGGCTGCAGTTACCTTAAGCTTTTAGTCTCTGTGCTTAGCATACTTGCCTCCTAAAAACACTTCTGGATCCTGCTTTCCATTAGAGGATATTTTGGCTGGGCTGGTCCATGCTAACGGTTGTCCTCAGAGCTGTGGGCAGCATGGTGGGTTCAGAGCTGTTACCCACGTGTCTGGCATAGAGCTAGCTCAGAGGGGCTGGTTGCTTGTTTCATAGGTATTGAATGAATGCCAGGAACCACTTCTTACCAGTCCTGTTGGTAGAGAGACCATCATTCCATCCCTGTTGAGCTTGTCCACAAGAACATGACAAAACAGCTAGTCAGGGGATGCTTACTATAGGTCAGATAGGTGCCTTCTGTTCAATATCTCAGGGGACACCTTACAGCCCTGCATCCCTACACCTAGCTGTAAGCACATGAATATGAATGAAGAGAGCATGCTGGGCAAGTGCCTTGACTTGCCCTTGATCATGATCTGACACCACTTCCAACTTGGTGCTTCTTGGTGTCAGAATTCCTACATCCTTGCAGGCTGAACCCCACTACCACACAGCTTCCTGTTCACCTTGGCATGAAAGCAAAGGACATGTGCTCCAACACTGCAGGGCAACACAAGTAGCCAGGCAGACAGCGGTCTCATAAAAGGGACTTttgccctaaccctaaccctcagaCCCATCCATGTCTTCCTACTATATCTGGTGTAGCCATAGGTCATTCCCAGTTACTGGATCATTCCTGGGTACTGGGATGGCAGTGGCTTTTGAGCAAAGAGGTCTCATCCCCAGCTCCAAATAGAACAAGACTATTCTCTCTTGCATGTTTGGGGgctctggaaaaaaattttttaaaaggctgatgCTAtccaaaaataatttggaaaccaCTGTGTCATATATAAAGATGGATTTTTCTTGCAGATAGTTTCAGGGACTTTACATGAGGACTAGAGACCACTTCTAATGATGAAATTGAGTAACAACCAGGTCAAATCCCAGTTTCCCACAAAGTTCCATGCTCCCTGGTGCCTGAAAACATGGAGCTTATCCACCGAACAGGATCTGCTCTGAAATGATTTCACCTCAAATAGTGGGGACTTGCTTCCTGATTGGCATACTGAGAAATATTCTTAACCCTCAGTGGTGTGTGATGAGACACTGCAGATGCATGATGCATGAAGGGGGCCACATAAAagtgcccctctccccacaagGTTGTGTGGGTTGAGCAAATGATGGTTGTCTCGGGACTTAGTTCCTAGTTCCCTGTGCCCAAGAGACCTGGGGGAGAGTATACCCAGAGCCCCTCACCCGTGCAcgctccaaaggggcacctgctcctGTGTGGTGACAAAGGATCTGGCGTTTTCAAAAATGGTCTGCTCAGCAAGTGATATAAAATCCAGCCCTAGCCAAGTCTGCATTTGTTACTTCTAGAACCTGGCCACTCCTTGGGTAGTGGGCTTGTAACTTTCACACCCAAGTTAAGGTAGAAAGGCTCCAGGAGCAGTGTGgaagccaggcaccccaggtacaGGGAGGCAGCCCCCATCTACAGGTGGCCGGTTAGGGCCTGTCCTCTCTAAGCCACAGCATTATGGCAGTGGAGGCTAGTATCCACTGGTTCACAGGAAGCAAATGTCCTAGCAAGCAGGTGGTAGTCGGCCAgcacttgaacccaggtctgaaCCACAGCTCCTCCTCGCATTGCCTGCTCAAAATGTCCCATTCCCTCTGGTGAAGAATGAGGGTGAGTTGTGGGATGGGGTTATCAGTGTCCCCTCTCTCTGGGCCCCTATGCTGTAGGTTCCAGTGTGTGTTCCGTGTGCTGCCACAGTGCCTCAGCCCTGAGAGCCCCCTGCCCAGCGTGCTGCTGACTGTCGAGCTCCTCTCCCTCCTGGTGGACCATGAGAAACTGGCGCCCCAGCTCTGTTCCCGCTCAGGtagagcagggcagggagggggcggggaggggggtgctgcCACTGCAGGCTGGCAGCGAGGGTGGGAGCAGGGACAGGTCAGAGGCCTCCTGACGGCTTCTGCAGCTTGTGCCCTGGGCTCTGGGTAAGAAGGGGGACCGTGTGTGAGAGGTGGGGCGTCCTTTTCAGAAGGCTGTCTCCTCCTGCTGCTGTACATGTACATCACATCAAGGCCTGACAAAGTGGCCTCGGACACACAGTGGCTTCAGCTAGAACAAGAGGTAAAAACTGCAGAGCCCCTTCTGTGACCTGCTTACCACCCCCTTGCCCCGCCACAACACCTCAGggcctctgttcctcctccttctgGGGGGAACAGAGCTTTCATTCATTTTGGCAACAAGAGTTTACCTAGATGCTAACAAGGGGACCTCAGTTTGGGGGGCTCCACACTACACAAGCAATAAAGGTGGACCCCAGGCTGTCCTGGAACTTGTCAGAGTAGCCTGAGAACTGGCCCACCCTGGCTTTGGGGCCTGGAGGCAGGTGGGTCTCTGGTGAGACACAGGTATTGTCCCTGAGTCTAGCCTGGGAAGGTCCCACAGGACCATTTCTTGGACCCCATTGTAAAGACAGGCAGTTGCTAAGGCAACTGGAGCACTTGTAGAAGCCTTAGAAAGCCCTCACTGTGATCAGGGTCTCATTCTATCACAGATGGAACAGTCTGTTCTTGTTCTAGGCTGTGTGGCTCCTGGCTAAGCTTGGTGTGCAGAGCCCCTCCTCCCCAGTCACTGGCTCTAATTGCCAGTGCAACGTGGAGGTGAGTGCACGGGGGCCAGCGGCCTGGCAGCTCAGTTGGGGGATGAGGCGACCCTATGCAGAGGCCCCTTGCCCCTTCTAAACCTCATGCCCCCGCTCAGAACCCTCCTCACCTGGCGTGGCTAGGAAGGGTACTGTCCAGCTAAGCAGGTTAGTAGGGTACCGGAGCCCTGAGACCCGGCCTCAGTCTTTGCCCTCCCTGCAGGCGGTCCGAGCACTCACGGTGATGCTGCACAGACAGTGGCTGACAGTGCGGAGGGCCGGGGGGCCACCGAGGACGGACCAGCAGAAGCGGACGGTGCGGTGCCTGCGGGACACGGTGCTGCTGCTGCATGGCCTGTCCCAGAAGGACAAGCTCTTCACTGTGCACTGCGTGGAGGTCCTGCATCAGTATGACCAGGTGATGCCAGGGGTCAGCATGCTGATTCGAGGGCTTCCTGACGTGGCAGACTGTGAAGGTAAGCCAGCAAGAGGACCCCTCTCTGTCCAGCCCGCATGCGGTATTTCCCTGAAGTTCAAGGACAGGTCAGACTTCCTGGCCTTAAGTCAGCAGTCTTCCTTCCAGCCTTTGCTGGCGCTGGGGTCCTACTTGCCTTACTGCtctggctcctctctgagcaTAGCAGGCTGCCTTTGCTTTTATCTGTTGAGTTGGCCTGGCAGCCATGGTTTTTCCAGAAACATCCCTGTCTGAATTGCCTTTGTATCACTTTGCTTGCAGTAGCTGAGGGAGCAAGGCCTGGGCGTGGAAGGGACTGGTTAGTTCCCACGGGCGTGGGGGAGGAGCGGTGGGTCTTCCTCCTCGCCCCTGTGCCCAGCACCTCTGGGCCTTCACCGTAGAACCCtgttctctctgctcagaggcAGCCCTGGATGACCTCTGTGCCGCTGAAACCGATGTGGATGACCCTGAGATGGACTGCAGCTGAGGCCGCTGAACATTGAGCCACACGGTGGCACCAGAACCACTATTTTCCCCTCCGCTTCATCAGATTAAAAGCAGTGAAGGGTTGTTTGAGAACTCCCCAGCCTTGTGATGTTTCCTGAGTCTGACGCTGAGTGGGAGGGATGGAGCAGGAGCCAGACCCAGGGAAGGCTGATATCCCTCCTAAGCCTGGCTGGAGTTGAGACCCGTCCCCATGGTAACGAATCTGCCCTGAGGAAGAAGCCCGGCCCTGCCCAGCCTGTGGAATTGTCCTGAGTCATCGCTTTGGGCTGAGGCCACGGGAAGAAACCATTGTGTGGCAAGGCAGGAGGCAGCTGGGAGCTGGGGCCTACACCTGGGAGACCTGAGAAAGTGGGGCCACGGGGAGGTGCACGGTGGCCACAGCTGAGGTCCCTGGCTGGCTAGAGCCCTGCTGCTAGGCTTCCCCAAAGGGCTGGGCACCACGACCCTTCTGCCGGCGGGCTTTCATGGCATGAGGGCTCTGATGCATTGTGCCAGCCAGCAGGCCCACAGCTGTAAGTCGGAGGCCTCTGTGGAGTCATGAAGGGGGTAGTGCTTGGGGAGGGACAGACCTGGCCGCCTGACAAACAAGGCGGGCCCCACTCAGGACAGCCCATAGGCTGGCTCACACTAAGTTTCACTTCCCGCCACTAACTGCCGGCAGCAAGAACCAGCCAGACCCGAATCACTGCTGCTGCCTGCTGCTCGGTAAGTGAGGACCCCCATGGGGTTGGGGCAGGGTGGGAAAGCCTCATGGCCAACCTAGGCCCAGACCTGGTGGGTGCTAGGGGAGGAGCCAAGCCTTCCCCCAAGACAGTTGAGTCGGAAGCCACCCTCTCTGGCTTCCTGCCCTGGAAGCAGGTCAGGTCCTAGAGCTCACCGACAGTGTGACAGCGCTGGTCTTTGCAGAGAAGGCCAGAGATGTGCTGAGgtgccccaccccacctgcctcagcTCTTCCCACTGGGGCACTCATACaccaactccccacccctgctcctccccaggcTCCTGGCAGGTACCCAGCATGGGCTCACAGGCCCCAGCCCCAGGACCCGTGCAGACCCTCATTTTCTTGGACCTGGAGGCCACTGGCCTGCCTTCCTCCCAGCCCAAGGTCACGGAGCTGTGCCTGCTGGCTGTCCACAGATGTGCCCTGGAGAGCTCACCCCCTACTCAGGGGCCTCCCACAGTGCCCCCACCACCCCGGGTGCTGGAcaagctctctctgtgtgtggctccagggaAGGCTTGCAGCCCAGAAGCTAGCAAGATCACAGGCCTAAGCACAGCCATACTGGCAGCACATGGACGACTGTGCTTTGACGCCGACCTGGCCGGCCTGCTCCGAGCCTTCCTGCAGCGCCAGCCACAGCCCTGGTGCCTCGTGGCACACAACGGCGACCGCTATGACTTCCCCTTGCTCCAGGCGGAGCTGGCTGTACTAGGCCTTGCTAGTGTTCTGGATGGTGCCCTCTGTGTGGATAGCATTGCTGCCCTGAAGGCCCTGGAGCGTGCTGCCAGCCCCTCAGAGCATGGTCCACGGAAGAGCTACAGTCTGGGCAGTGTCTACACACGCCTGTATGGCCAAGCCCCCCCGGACTCCCACATGGCCGAGAGTGACGTCCTTGCCCTGCTCAGCATCTGTCAGTGGAGGCCGCGGGCCCTGCTCCAGTGGGTGGATGCACACGCCAGGCCGTTCAGCACTGTCAAGCCCATGTACGTGGTCACAGCCTCTGCTGGAACCAACCCAAGGCCATCTGCCTCCACGGCCACTAAAGCCCTGGCCAGAGCCACGGACACTAGTGCCAACCTGGGCAAGGGCAGGAAGCTCAAGGCCGTTCCTCCAGTGGCGGGCCCTGGAGCCTCACCCAAGGAGGGACTGCTGGCCCCACTGGGCCTGCTGGCCTTCCTCACCTTGGCACTAGCCATGCTGTATGGGCTTTCCTTGGCTACACCTGGGCAGTAGGCCAAGAGGAAAGTCTGACCAATAAagaccccctcctctccagcactGAGTAGCCGCTCACCTCTACCCTCCTTGGCAGCCTTAGAGGAGCCACCTGTACCTCTGCCCACACTCAGGGAcctggggagggggacacagagGATGGCACAGTCCGTCCTTCACCCTCCCTAGCAAGATGGTCAGACGTCTGAGTCTAGGAAAGACATGGAAATCCAAGAGTTGCATGAAGACGGGAAATGGCCTAATGCCCACTCCCAGCACCCAGGCTCTGAAAAAAGAAGGCAGCAGCCCCAAATGTTTGCATTTATTATAAACAAAGGTGCAGACCCTAAACTCTCAGAAATACATCAACAGGTACAAAGCTAAGACAGATCTGGTGAGATATTAACAGAGGGACAGGGAACACCGAGGTATTCATGTCTGGGCCAGAGCAGCCACCTAGGGCCCCCTTCCACCTTTGGTCCAGATGGCCCCTTGGCCCAGGTGCCCTAGGTGCCAGGACACACTGTGGACTGGGGTACAGGCTCTGGCTATTCTGTGAAGCTGGTGTCAGGAGAAGCAGGGCCTATCAGAGGCCTGACGGTTCCTCTCCACTGTGGGCCAATTTCCTTCCAGGACCCAGGAGGTCCAGCCTCACAAAAAACGATCACATACATTTTGAAACAGGAAACAGGCAAAATGTTTggctaaaaggaaaacaaaaacactgcagGGAGGACACCTGAGTGTGCAGGTGGACAGAGGCTGCCCTGCCGCCCTGTGGTAGGGGTGGCCAGCCAGGGCAGCCAGAGCCGTGGGTGGACGTGGCCCTCCAGCTGGTCCCAGGGAGGATGTGGGACAGTCCAAGCAGACTGTGTTCGGGTGGCCGAGCCTCTGCCTCAAGTGTTTCGGTCTCAGGAGGCTGTCCACCCTCTGCTGGGCATGGCGCAGGCTCTGGCACTGTGGGATGTCTGCTTAGCCGGGCCCCAAGCCTCACCCCCACGCCATGATGGCTCTGGTTCCTCGAAGAGTACCCCACACCCTGGGGACAGGCCATGGCCTTGAACAATGGCTTGTCACTCCACCAAAACCAGAACACATGGGCACGTTGCCCACAAAAAGCCTCACTGTCCTGGCATGGCAAGCCCCGCCGGCCTGGTCTCCCTGGGACGGTACGGGAAAGAACTCCCAGTCTTTGAATTTTGAGATTTCGAAAGAGCACAATTTCAAGTGAGGAAGAGAATGAAGTAGGGTCCCAGCAACTCTGGCAAGGACTGCTCCCCACCATGTTGGCATCACAAGAAGCTTCGTGTACAAATGGGACACAAACACCACGCATGGGGAGAAAAAGACCATGCCTCCATacccatcttctctctctctctctctctctctcacacacacacacacacacacacacacacacacccaagggGCAGCCAGAGAAGCAGGGACATGTTCAGGGAACTGTCTTCGGTGGGTCCATGTAGGCCGGGTTGTAAGGAGGCTGGCTGGCAGGGTAGGGCATGGCCGCACCTCCTGAAAACAGAAGAGGATACCGGTTGGTTGTGCACCTGGAGGACTGCAGCACGAGGGGACAGTGGCAGGAGATGTGGGGGGCCAGGCAGGGTTGGCGTTGGCAGTGGTACTCACCAGCCAGTGTCTCGTGGTATGCTGGGGGGCCCATAGGCTGGGCAGGGTAAGGCGGGGGGTACTGTGTTGGGTAAGGTGCTGCTGGCATCCCTGGCTGTGGGGGCATGGGGTGGTAGCCCTGGTACGTCGGTCCTGGGTAGCTGGGGGGCACACTTGGAGGCTGAGGGTAAGGGGTGTGCACCACCGTCGTGGCCGTGGTGGTGGTGACCACCGCTGCAAAGAGAATCTCAGTCAGGACCAAGCCCCCCTCACTCCAGCTTAGCCAAGCCAGAGCCCTGGTCAGCAACACCCCCCTGCCCCTGGGCTCTGCACCTGCGCACCCAGggtcccggggtggggggggtctagGGAGGGGGTGGGCGTGCTTACGACGCGGTGGCCGGCGGCACATCTTATAGAGAGAGCAGCAGGAACAGGTGAAGCAGATGATGACGGTGACAACAGTGAGCACGAAGATGGTCAGGCCGATGGCTACGGTTGCCCCAAACCTGCCAAAGAGCCAGCCGTGACCCAGGGCGCCTCTTGCCCCAGCCCGGCCCTAGCCGTCCACACCCCACCATTCCCAGGGGCACCCTTCTTGCCAGAGGAGACTCGGCCACACAGGGCAACTTCCAGGTGGGGCAACTTGAACCTCCTTCCCACTATTTCCCCAGTGTAAAAGGGGGTTGTTTCGTGAGTCTGTATAAAGCACCTCACCCAGCATCTACCCCTCTTGTGTCCCACCTCTTCGAGGGTCTCCCGATCACACACCCATCTTGTTCACCCCAACCACTCAGCAGCAGGTCCTCGGGCACATGGCTTAAGCCAGTCCCTGGGGGCGACATCAACTAGCTCACGGCCCCTGGGAGCCCAC harbors:
- the TREX1 gene encoding three-prime repair exonuclease 1 — its product is MGSQAPAPGPVQTLIFLDLEATGLPSSQPKVTELCLLAVHRCALESSPPTQGPPTVPPPPRVLDKLSLCVAPGKACSPEASKITGLSTAILAAHGRLCFDADLAGLLRAFLQRQPQPWCLVAHNGDRYDFPLLQAELAVLGLASVLDGALCVDSIAALKALERAASPSEHGPRKSYSLGSVYTRLYGQAPPDSHMAESDVLALLSICQWRPRALLQWVDAHARPFSTVKPMYVVTASAGTNPRPSASTATKALARATDTSANLGKGRKLKAVPPVAGPGASPKEGLLAPLGLLAFLTLALAMLYGLSLATPGQ
- the SHISA5 gene encoding protein shisa-5 isoform X2, with protein sequence MAARVPALRILLLLLLLLPPPPAHSEVCVASRGHNFFPESCPDFCCGNCYNQYCCSDELKKFVGNEESCAEPKASVFAGTEPLEQLGSALRFRSSLDSDPMSGFGATVAIGLTIFVLTVVTVIICFTCSCCSLYKMCRRPPRPVVTTTTATTVVHTPYPQPPSVPPSYPGPTYQGYHPMPPQPGMPAAPYPTQYPPPYPAQPMGPPAYHETLAGGAAMPYPASQPPYNPAYMDPPKTVP
- the SHISA5 gene encoding protein shisa-5 isoform X1, producing the protein MAARVPALRILLLLLLLLPPPPGAHSEVCVASRGHNFFPESCPDFCCGNCYNQYCCSDELKKFVGNEESCAEPKASVFAGTEPLEQLGSALRFRSSLDSDPMSGFGATVAIGLTIFVLTVVTVIICFTCSCCSLYKMCRRPPRPVVTTTTATTVVHTPYPQPPSVPPSYPGPTYQGYHPMPPQPGMPAAPYPTQYPPPYPAQPMGPPAYHETLAGGAAMPYPASQPPYNPAYMDPPKTVP
- the SHISA5 gene encoding protein shisa-5 isoform X4, producing MSGFGATVAIGLTIFVLTVVTVIICFTCSCCSLYKMCRRPPRPVVTTTTATTVVHTPYPQPPSVPPSYPGPTYQGYHPMPPQPGMPAAPYPTQYPPPYPAQPMGPPAYHETLAGGAAMPYPASQPPYNPAYMDPPKTVP
- the SHISA5 gene encoding protein shisa-5 isoform X3 encodes the protein MGFGATVAIGLTIFVLTVVTVIICFTCSCCSLYKMCRRPPRPVVTTTTATTVVHTPYPQPPSVPPSYPGPTYQGYHPMPPQPGMPAAPYPTQYPPPYPAQPMGPPAYHETLAGGAAMPYPASQPPYNPAYMDPPKTVP